GACAAGGTGCCTTTTAATGGGTGCTTCGACTCGCTCCGCGAGTCTCGCAATGACATTTCTCTTTCTGTGTTGCGATATTTCGAAATTGCGAGATTCCCCACCTGTTCCTCCCCACACCTTCGAAATTCGAAAATCGAACCGAGAACACGTCATTTGGGGACGGTGCCCTCCGAATACTCGAAGGATTTTCAACTTGACATTTGACATTTCGTCCATTTTCCTGATTCTCTAGGTCTTGTGACTCCTTGTTATCCAAGGACTTACGCCGTCGCATTGGGGACGGTGCCCTCCGAATACTCGAAGGATTTTCAACTTGACATTTGACAAAATGCCTAGGCCCATCGATACTCTTCTCCCCTTGGATGTGTTTGGTTTCCAGCAGATTCGGAGTTGATCCTGCTTGTTCTGAGCGATAGTGGAAGGGAGCCGAAGGCGAAGGGAGCCACCGGCGAAGGATCTGCTTGTGCCAGATTGCTTCGACTCGCTCCGCGAGTCTCGCAATGACATTTCTCTTTCTGTGTTGCGATATTTCGAAATTCGAAAATTCCGGGCCACCCCCTGGGGTGCGGGGATTTAAGAACTTTGTAGGGGCGCGGTCTCCGCGCCCATCTTGGTTCTGGGTGAAACAAATAGGATTTATCCTTTGTACTTTGCCCTCTGTACTTTGTATCTCCCGCGCGGGAAGGGTTTTCGTTCTTGGTTCTTCCTCTCGCGGTGTGTGGTGTGGCAATTTCGCAGTTTCGCAATTTCGATAGTGGGGATGAGGGCAAAGGTAGTGTTTGGGGCGAAGAGTTCTTAGTATTGGGCAAACACAAGGGAGCCGGTTTTCACGCCGAGTTCGCGGGCCACAATGTCGCACTTCGCTTTCAGCAGGAAAAAAACGCCTTTCTTCAGTTCATTTAGGGTTTCGAAGTTGGCATGTCCCTTGGCCAGAACAAGATCGGCTTTGTCCAGTTCAGAAAGAAACTCGGGTGAGCACCTATCCTGATTAACACCCAGATCATCACTGCCCGTAGTTATGATCCGGGCAACTCTGTCAAGACCAACCTTTAGCGCATCCTCAACTGTCGCGTCGTTTATGATTGGGCCCGACTTAACCGCTATAGTCTTACGCACAGTTGAGGGGAGCTCCTCGAGCAGGGCCTTGTCAAACACAATCTCTCCAGAGTTGTCGGCGACGAGGAGTATGCTCCTGGCAGTTCCAAGCCTGTCCTTGAATTGAGCAAGATCGCTTCTTGCAAACCCTCTTTCAAACAGAGTGGTCAGTTCCTTCTCCAGATCGAAAGAGTCCTGAGCACCGAGGTCGATTACATTCCCGAAGCAGGAGACAAGCAAAGCAGTCTCTATCCTGTCTGCAGAATCTTCCACTACCTTCTTCGTAGACTGGTACAGTTTAAGGGCAAGCCTGTTCTGCTCTCTTTTGGCCTCTCTGTAAGGGTCCGGATTCTGAATCGCCTCACAGACGGCCTTTACCGCACAGGTGGCGTTTGCAGCTGGACTGTCCTCCAGGTCGAATTGTGCAGCTGCATCAAGAACTGCCGAGACAGCGTTGGGGAGAAGGAGAGGGTCGCTTGTGGCAGCCCGTGCCGCCCTCAGCCCCTGCGCAATGGCGCAAGGGAGGCAGGCCGGATCTGACTTCAAGTCTTTTGCTCCTTTTTCTTGGCGGCTGGAAAGAGGATGTTGTTGAGGATCAGCCTGTATCCTGGCGAATTCTTGTGGAGTTCAAGCCTGGTTGGAGGGTCGCCAACCATATGCTGGTAATCTTCCGGGTCATGTCCTCCCAGGAAAGTGAACGTCCCCATGCCGAAGTTGCCGTGCACGTACTTGATCTCTTCTGTGCCCAAGACCTCTGCCATAACAACCACCGACTTCTTTATCGTTTTCCTGTTGAACCCACTGTTCTGTCCGAGAAACTCCTTGACGAGCGAGACATGATCCTGGGTGAGCATGGTTGGAACCGGATCGTATTTTGCACTGAATTCAAACAGGCTGAAGTAGGTGTCCGGGCCCCTGATTGAAGCGGTTGATGTAACATCTATGTCAGAGTGCTCGTACTTGAGAGGGTCCAGGACAAGTTTGAAATCAGTGAAGACGAATGTCTTGCTATAGTCTAGCTTCTTTTCACAATCCGGGTCCGGTGGGTCGCCGTCATACACAGAGGCGACGATGTCAACGTTACCCGCAGCGAGGGCGATGTCGTAGGTGTCCGTGGCAGAACACATGGAGAACAGGAATCCACCGTTTCCGACGTACCGTTTTATGGTCTGAGCAACCGCGTGCTTGAGCTGCGACACCTTCTTGAAACCGAATCTCCGGGCCGTCTTGGTATTCATTGCAACATCCTTCTTGTACCAATCTGTATTTCTGAAACTCGCATAGAACTTTCCGAACTGTCCTGTGAAATCTTCGTGGTGAAGGTGAAGCCAGTCATAGTTGGTCAATCTCCCCTTGAGAACCTCAGCATCCCAGACCTTCTCGTAGGGTATTTTCGCATACTCCAGGGCCAGGGTAACCGCATCGTCCCAGGGCTCC
The sequence above is drawn from the candidate division TA06 bacterium genome and encodes:
- a CDS encoding DUF89 family protein, which codes for MQADPQQHPLSSRQEKGAKDLKSDPACLPCAIAQGLRAARAATSDPLLLPNAVSAVLDAAAQFDLEDSPAANATCAVKAVCEAIQNPDPYREAKREQNRLALKLYQSTKKVVEDSADRIETALLVSCFGNVIDLGAQDSFDLEKELTTLFERGFARSDLAQFKDRLGTARSILLVADNSGEIVFDKALLEELPSTVRKTIAVKSGPIINDATVEDALKVGLDRVARIITTGSDDLGVNQDRCSPEFLSELDKADLVLAKGHANFETLNELKKGVFFLLKAKCDIVARELGVKTGSLVFAQY
- a CDS encoding asparagine synthetase B; protein product: MIATAHLCCSTSSAEKILIYMDLAQMDHLRSYGVAYWALEQEWPVEWLLNYRGGSFLMDQHPEIEKRCRIDGVTYTVIGGVEVARIYDQIQNSNMDNILLEKAPRVAVYIPDNKEPWDDAVTLALEYAKIPYEKVWDAEVLKGRLTNYDWLHLHHEDFTGQFGKFYASFRNTDWYKKDVAMNTKTARRFGFKKVSQLKHAVAQTIKRYVGNGGFLFSMCSATDTYDIALAAGNVDIVASVYDGDPPDPDCEKKLDYSKTFVFTDFKLVLDPLKYEHSDIDVTSTASIRGPDTYFSLFEFSAKYDPVPTMLTQDHVSLVKEFLGQNSGFNRKTIKKSVVVMAEVLGTEEIKYVHGNFGMGTFTFLGGHDPEDYQHMVGDPPTRLELHKNSPGYRLILNNILFPAAKKKEQKT